The proteins below are encoded in one region of Pseudonocardia sp. DSM 110487:
- a CDS encoding aldo/keto reductase: MRYRLLGRSGLRVSDVALGAMTFSDRGLTWGADIETSRAIFEAFAEAGGTFVDTANIYGDNPGGEQHSSERVLGDLLASDRDHFVLATKYTSSNTFDISRSGNSLKSMRESVDGSLRALRTDHIDLLWLHTWDETTPVDEVLRGANQLVAAGKILYFGFSDTPAWVVSHAAAMADARGWTPPIAIQVEYSLAQRTPERDLVPMAEALDLGVTAWSPLAGGRLTGKYVGTEPAVGTHRLADEAFTSLEAPGGERPDVAANAVLEVAAKIDRPPAHVALAWLRQRGVIPILGGRRPEQIRENLGFLDLRLEPEQLDVLDAATAPSLGFPHDFLATDMVRSYSTSGHYDRLDNHRVRT; this comes from the coding sequence GTGCGATACCGACTTCTCGGCCGCAGTGGCCTGCGGGTGTCCGACGTGGCGTTGGGCGCCATGACCTTCTCCGACCGCGGTCTCACGTGGGGCGCGGACATCGAGACGAGCCGTGCGATCTTCGAAGCGTTCGCCGAGGCGGGCGGCACGTTCGTCGACACGGCGAACATCTACGGCGACAACCCCGGCGGCGAGCAGCACTCGTCCGAGCGCGTGCTGGGGGACCTGCTGGCCTCCGATCGCGACCACTTCGTCCTGGCGACCAAGTACACCTCGTCCAACACCTTCGACATCTCCCGCAGCGGCAACTCGCTGAAGTCGATGCGCGAGTCGGTCGACGGGAGCCTGCGGGCACTGCGGACCGACCACATCGACCTGCTGTGGCTGCACACCTGGGACGAGACGACCCCCGTCGACGAGGTGCTGCGGGGCGCGAACCAGCTCGTGGCGGCCGGGAAGATCCTCTACTTCGGCTTCTCCGACACCCCGGCGTGGGTGGTCTCTCACGCCGCGGCGATGGCGGACGCGCGCGGCTGGACCCCGCCGATCGCGATCCAGGTCGAGTACAGCCTCGCGCAGCGCACACCGGAGCGGGACCTCGTGCCGATGGCCGAGGCGCTCGACCTCGGCGTGACGGCCTGGTCGCCGCTCGCCGGCGGCCGCCTGACCGGCAAGTACGTGGGTACCGAGCCTGCGGTGGGGACCCACCGCCTCGCCGACGAAGCGTTCACCAGCCTCGAGGCTCCCGGCGGCGAGCGGCCCGATGTCGCGGCGAACGCCGTCCTCGAGGTCGCGGCCAAGATCGACCGGCCGCCCGCCCACGTCGCGCTCGCGTGGTTGCGGCAGCGTGGGGTGATCCCGATCCTCGGCGGAAGGCGCCCGGAGCAGATCCGCGAGAACCTGGGCTTCCTCGACCTGCGCCTCGAACCGGAACAGCTCGACGTCCTCGACGCGGCCACCGCGCCGTCGCTGGGGTTCCCGCACGACTTCCTTGCCACCGACATGGTGCGCTCGTACTCGACATCGGGCCACTACGACCGCTTGGACAATCACCGCGTACGAACATGA
- a CDS encoding rhomboid family intramembrane serine protease — MVAPAPAPRRTARVLPRNPVSSALFMLLFTAGLYVVEAFDVVSGGALDRTYGIEPLQVDGLDGVLFAPLLHGNWAHLMSNTVPFLVFGFLAMAGGFRQFLVVTATIWVLGGLGVWLTGGSGYHIGASGVIFGWLVFLLTRGFFARSGLQILMAVGLFFVWGGILFGVLPGQPGISWQAHLFGALAGLLAARLAARADRRSALPA, encoded by the coding sequence ATGGTCGCCCCTGCGCCTGCCCCTCGCCGGACCGCCCGCGTGCTGCCCCGCAACCCGGTGAGCTCGGCGCTGTTCATGCTCCTGTTCACGGCCGGGCTGTACGTCGTCGAGGCCTTCGACGTCGTCAGTGGCGGGGCGCTCGATCGGACCTACGGCATCGAGCCGCTCCAGGTCGACGGGCTCGACGGTGTGCTGTTCGCACCCCTTCTGCACGGCAACTGGGCCCACCTGATGAGCAACACGGTGCCGTTCCTGGTGTTCGGGTTCCTGGCCATGGCAGGCGGGTTCCGGCAGTTCCTGGTGGTCACCGCCACGATCTGGGTGCTCGGCGGGCTCGGCGTGTGGCTCACGGGCGGCTCCGGCTACCACATCGGGGCGTCCGGGGTGATCTTCGGCTGGCTGGTCTTCCTGCTCACGCGCGGCTTCTTCGCCCGCAGCGGCCTGCAGATCCTCATGGCGGTCGGGCTGTTCTTCGTCTGGGGCGGGATCCTGTTCGGCGTGCTGCCCGGGCAGCCAGGCATCTCGTGGCAGGCCCACCTGTTCGGGGCGCTCGCCGGGCTGCTGGCGGCCCGGCTCGCCGCCCGCGCGGACCGGCGCTCGGCACTGCCCGCCTAG
- the murI gene encoding glutamate racemase yields MPPGPDAPIGIFDSGVGGLTVARAVIDQLPAEQVVYVGDTAHGPYGPLRIADVRRHALAVGDALMEQGVKALVVACNTATAACLPDIRERYPVPVVEVLRPAVRRAVATTRSGRIGVIGTSATIASGAYQDAFAAAPRVEVTAVACPRFVDFVERGMTSGRQVLGLAQSYLEPLQRARVDTLVLGCTHYPLLAGVLQIVAGPDVTLVSSADETAKDVVRVLMEHDLARDPADPPPAPHRFLATGDPEPFRRLGRRFLGPEIGSVAGLPTPQPSPA; encoded by the coding sequence GTGCCCCCCGGTCCCGACGCCCCGATCGGCATCTTCGACTCCGGCGTCGGGGGTCTCACCGTGGCCAGGGCGGTGATCGACCAGCTGCCTGCGGAACAGGTCGTGTACGTCGGGGACACCGCACACGGGCCGTACGGGCCGCTGCGGATCGCCGACGTCCGCCGGCACGCGCTCGCCGTCGGCGACGCGCTCATGGAGCAGGGCGTCAAGGCGCTGGTCGTCGCCTGCAACACCGCCACGGCCGCGTGTCTGCCCGACATCCGGGAGCGCTACCCGGTGCCGGTCGTCGAGGTGCTGCGCCCCGCGGTGCGGCGGGCCGTCGCCACCACCCGCAGCGGGCGGATCGGGGTGATCGGCACCAGCGCGACGATCGCATCGGGCGCCTACCAGGACGCCTTCGCCGCCGCTCCCCGCGTGGAGGTCACGGCCGTCGCGTGCCCGCGCTTCGTCGACTTCGTCGAGCGCGGCATGACCAGCGGGCGGCAGGTGCTCGGGCTCGCGCAGAGCTACCTGGAGCCGTTGCAGCGGGCGCGCGTCGACACGCTCGTGCTCGGCTGCACCCACTACCCGCTGCTCGCAGGCGTGCTGCAGATCGTGGCCGGGCCCGACGTCACGCTCGTCTCTAGCGCGGACGAGACGGCCAAGGACGTCGTGCGCGTGCTCATGGAGCACGACCTCGCCCGCGACCCGGCCGACCCGCCGCCCGCACCCCACCGCTTCCTCGCCACTGGCGACCCCGAGCCGTTCCGCCGTCTCGGCCGCCGTTTCCTCGGCCCGGAGATCGGGTCGGTGGCTGGCCTGCCGACGCCGCAGCCGAGTCCCGCCTGA
- a CDS encoding PLP-dependent cysteine synthase family protein, with translation MARYDSLLHAVGDTPLVGLPSLSPAPHVRLWAKLEDRNPTGSIKDRPALAMIEKAEADGLLQPGCTVLEPTSGNTGISLAMACKLKGYRLICVMPENTSLERRQLLEMYGAQIISSPAAGGSNQAVAMAKELAAEHPDWVMLYQYGNPANVEAHYRTTGPEILRDLPTVTHFVAGLGTTGTLVGTGRYLREHKPDIQIVAAEPRYGELVYGLRNLDEGFVPELYDPEVLTARYSVGSRDALRRTRQLVEQEGIFAGISSGGILHAALAVAEKAAGAGETADIVMIVADAGWKYLSTGAYAGELDDAAEGIEGHLWA, from the coding sequence ATGGCCCGGTACGACTCCCTGCTGCATGCGGTCGGCGACACCCCGCTGGTAGGACTGCCGTCGCTCTCGCCCGCACCCCACGTGCGGCTGTGGGCCAAGCTGGAGGACCGCAACCCCACCGGCTCCATCAAGGACCGCCCGGCCCTCGCGATGATCGAGAAGGCCGAGGCGGACGGGCTGCTGCAGCCCGGCTGCACGGTGCTGGAGCCGACGTCCGGCAACACCGGCATCTCGCTCGCGATGGCCTGCAAGCTCAAGGGCTACCGGCTGATCTGCGTGATGCCGGAGAACACGTCTCTCGAGCGTCGGCAGCTACTGGAGATGTACGGCGCGCAGATCATCTCCTCGCCCGCGGCGGGCGGCTCCAACCAGGCCGTCGCGATGGCGAAGGAGCTGGCCGCGGAGCACCCGGACTGGGTCATGCTCTACCAGTACGGCAACCCGGCCAACGTCGAGGCGCACTACCGCACCACCGGCCCGGAGATCCTGCGCGACCTGCCGACCGTCACCCACTTCGTCGCCGGGCTCGGCACCACCGGCACGCTGGTGGGCACCGGCCGCTACCTGCGCGAGCACAAGCCGGACATCCAGATCGTGGCGGCGGAGCCGCGCTACGGCGAGCTGGTCTACGGCCTGCGCAACCTCGACGAGGGCTTCGTCCCCGAGCTGTACGACCCCGAGGTGCTCACCGCCCGCTACTCCGTTGGCAGCCGCGACGCCCTGCGCCGCACCCGCCAGCTCGTGGAGCAGGAGGGCATCTTCGCCGGCATCTCCAGCGGCGGCATCCTGCACGCCGCGCTCGCCGTCGCGGAGAAGGCCGCGGGGGCGGGGGAGACCGCCGACATCGTCATGATCGTTGCGGACGCCGGCTGGAAGTACCTGTCCACCGGCGCCTACGCGGGCGAGCTGGACGACGCGGCCGAGGGCATCGAGGGCCACCTCTGGGCCTGA
- a CDS encoding helix-turn-helix domain-containing protein, whose protein sequence is MIGEDVPAIQREFLAMPSAALFLREAGTGETVRLAPDDTISLSSEHTGWEGIAVERQRLPGCAADGYMPWHLLSVQITPPERYEDAELGPVSLRAGDVIIRPAGVVTKAMWEGIPDVVNVAIDPAVLARVAAELPGGDPVTLDRSWFGPDPHARHLAMALQDELAQPHAGRAGTLLADSVRTALAAHLLARHGRPIRVPRRRLLSEQDLARVRQRVDADLAGDLRLADLAAVVALSPFHFSRLFTATTGRTPHQFVLHRRIERAKELLRRPGVTVRQVARRTGFADAGHLARHFRRQVGTTPARYAAAVRRP, encoded by the coding sequence ATGATCGGAGAGGACGTCCCTGCCATCCAGCGGGAGTTCCTTGCCATGCCGAGCGCGGCCCTGTTCCTCCGCGAGGCCGGCACCGGGGAGACGGTGCGCCTCGCTCCCGACGACACGATCAGCCTCAGCAGCGAGCACACCGGCTGGGAGGGCATCGCGGTGGAGCGCCAGCGGCTGCCCGGGTGCGCCGCCGACGGGTACATGCCGTGGCACCTGCTGAGCGTCCAGATCACGCCGCCGGAGCGCTACGAGGACGCCGAGCTGGGGCCGGTGTCGCTGCGCGCGGGGGACGTGATCATCCGGCCGGCCGGGGTCGTCACGAAGGCGATGTGGGAGGGCATCCCGGACGTCGTGAACGTGGCGATCGACCCGGCCGTGCTCGCCCGCGTGGCCGCCGAGCTGCCGGGCGGTGACCCGGTCACGCTCGACCGCAGCTGGTTCGGGCCCGACCCGCACGCCCGCCACCTCGCCATGGCGCTGCAGGACGAGCTCGCGCAGCCGCACGCCGGCCGCGCCGGCACGCTGCTCGCCGACTCGGTGCGCACCGCGCTCGCGGCGCACCTGCTCGCCCGCCACGGCCGCCCGATCCGCGTCCCGCGACGCAGGCTGCTCTCGGAACAGGACCTCGCGCGGGTGCGTCAGCGCGTGGACGCCGACCTGGCAGGCGATCTGCGGCTCGCCGACTTGGCCGCGGTCGTCGCGCTCAGCCCGTTCCACTTCAGTCGCCTGTTCACGGCGACGACCGGCCGCACGCCGCACCAGTTCGTGCTGCACCGGCGGATCGAGCGGGCCAAGGAGCTGCTCCGCAGGCCCGGTGTCACGGTGCGCCAGGTGGCCCGGCGAACGGGGTTCGCCGACGCGGGCCACCTGGCGCGGCACTTCCGGCGGCAGGTGGGCACCACCCCGGCCCGCTACGCGGCCGCGGTGCGCAGACCCTGA